The nucleotide sequence TACGAATGGCTTTCCAGCTCTTTCACCACTATTGTGAATCGATTGGGCAATTAACTCTTTTCCTGTTCCGCTTTCTCCTGTTATAAACACATTATAATGATAAAAAGCTGCTTTCTGGGCTGTTTTCTTCACGCGTTGGATAGAAGGACAAGAACCAATAATGTCAGAAAAATGATAGTGATTCGTCTTTGTTGGCTTCTTTCCTCCATCATAGACGGCAACTGAACGAAACTGTTTTCTTGTTCTGTCGAGGATTGTTTCGATTTCAAATCCTTGAAGACCTTTGAATGGCTTACCTGTACAATTGTCACCGAGAAGTCTGCGAGCGGCTTGATTTGCTCTTACGATTCTTCTTTCTTCATTAATCGAAATAATAGGCTTGGGATGATTATTTGAAGTAACTTCGAGTTCTTTAAGTGTGAGGAGATGTTCTGATTTTGTTTCTTCGAGTAAGATTTTATTTTGGATCGATTCAGCGATCATTGTTGCAAACATAAATGATGAAGGTGAAAACGATTCATAGCGGCTGCTAATATCAACTACACCAAGGAGTTCTCCGGCTGAATCATAAATCGGAGATGCCGCACACGAAAGAAAATGATTTTCCTCATAAAAATGTTGACCTCCAATGATAATGTTCGATTCCCTTTCCATTAATGCCACACCAATTGCATTGGTCCCTTTACGATCTTCATTCCAATTAGCACCTACTTGCAGCTGAACACGCTGTGCTTTTGTTGCAAAATCCGTATGCCCTGCTGAATAGATAATATGCCCCTTCGGATCAACCATAAGCAACACATGTTCTGACACTTCAATAGCTGGAAGCACCTTATTAAGAACAGTTTCAGCATGTTCTAGTAAAAGATGATTTTCTTCCTTCAATTGTTTAATTTGATTTTCCGTTATGATTTGGTCATCAGCTGGATCAGAAGGCTTTAAACCTGCTTGCTGGCAACGTTCCCATGAATTACGAACAAGCTGTTTTGAAGTTTCCGCAGTCGGAAATTGCATTGGCACACTCCTTTTTTTCTTAATATTTAAAATTATTATAAACCATTTTTAAACGTTTTCATATTCGTAACTGTTCAAAATCAATACATTTACATGTTCCAAAATGACACAATCTTTCCTTACTACAACGATAAAACCTCGTAATTGTAAGCGTTTACTTAGTTGGCACAATATTTGCAATATTGAAAGTATAATCTGAAATGGAGGGATCATGATGGCGGTTTATGCACGACCAGGAGAACCTGAAGCAAAGGTAAATTTCAAAAAGCGGTACGAAAATTTTATCAATGGGGAGTGGGCAGCGCCTGAAAGCGGCGAGTACTTCGAAAATATTACACCTGTTACAGGGCAAGTTTTCTGTGAAGTAGCCCGCTCAAATGCCTCAGACATTGACAAAGCACTTGATGCGGCACATGCTGCAAAAACAGCGTGGGGCAAGACGTCTGTTGCTGAACGTGCGAATCTTTTAAACAAAATTGCTGATCGAATGGAAGAAAACCTAGAGATGCTTGCTGTAGCAGAAACATGGGATAACGGAAAACCGATCCGTGAAACAAAAGCAGCAGACGTTCCGCTCGCAATTGACCATTTCCGCTATTTTGCAGGCGCGATCCGGGCACAGGAAGGAACATTGAGTGAAATTGATAATGACACTGTTGCCTATCATTTTCAAGAACCACTTGGTGTTGTCGGGCAAATCATTCCGTGGAACTTCCCGCTTCTAATGGGAGTATGGAAGCTTGCACCTGCACTTGCTGCAGGCAACTGTGTTGTATTAAAGCCTGCTGAGCAAACACCTGCTTCCATTATGGTATTTATTGAACTGATTGGAGATCTCTTGCCTGCTGGGGTTGTGAATGTAGTGAATGGCTTCGGTGTTGAAGCAGGAAAGCCGCTTGCCTCAAGTGATCGGATTTCAAAAATTGCTTTCACAGGGGAAACAACAACAGGACGTCTAATCATGCAATATGCTTCGCAAAACACAATTCCAGTTACATTAGAGCTCGGTGGTAAATCACCAAACATCTTCTTCGAGGATGTTATGTCAAAGGATGATGACTTTCTAGATAAAGCCATTGAAGGCTTCGTTATGTTTGCATTGAATCAAGGGGAAGTTTGTACGTGCCCTTCTCGTGCGCTTATTCACGAAAACATCTATGATAAATTCATGGAACGAGCACTGGAGCGTGTCAAACAAATTAAGCAAGGTAACCCATTAGATGAAGCAACCATGGTCGGCTCCCAAGCATCAAATGAGCAGCTAGAAAAAATCCTTTCTTATTTTGACATTGGTCAACAAGAAGGTGCTGAATGCTTAATTGGTGGTGAACGGAATACCTCTCTCGAAGGGGATCTTTCATCAGGTTACTATGTAAAGCCAACCATTTTCAAAGGTCACAATAAAATGCGTGTCTTCCAAGAAGAAATCTTTGGACCTGTCGT is from Bacillus tianshenii and encodes:
- a CDS encoding sigma-54-dependent Fis family transcriptional regulator → MQFPTAETSKQLVRNSWERCQQAGLKPSDPADDQIITENQIKQLKEENHLLLEHAETVLNKVLPAIEVSEHVLLMVDPKGHIIYSAGHTDFATKAQRVQLQVGANWNEDRKGTNAIGVALMERESNIIIGGQHFYEENHFLSCAASPIYDSAGELLGVVDISSRYESFSPSSFMFATMIAESIQNKILLEETKSEHLLTLKELEVTSNNHPKPIISINEERRIVRANQAARRLLGDNCTGKPFKGLQGFEIETILDRTRKQFRSVAVYDGGKKPTKTNHYHFSDIIGSCPSIQRVKKTAQKAAFYHYNVFITGESGTGKELIAQSIHNSGERAGKPFVAVNCSAIPDSLIESELFGYEAGSFTGANRSGKKGKFEAAQGGTIFLDEIGDMSLRGQAALLRVLQEKTIMPVGAVTPKAVDVRIISATHRDLLEEVKKGNFREDLYYRLKEITLSLPSLRERTDVGELAQYFLNKEYHGASLTEKAAQKIQEYHWPGNIRELRSMMVQALFHAEEKVVDAEHLHFESNEPPKQAPLTLKQAEKSAIENALHTTEGNVSHAARILGVGRNTLYRKMKEYHL
- a CDS encoding aldehyde dehydrogenase family protein — its product is MMAVYARPGEPEAKVNFKKRYENFINGEWAAPESGEYFENITPVTGQVFCEVARSNASDIDKALDAAHAAKTAWGKTSVAERANLLNKIADRMEENLEMLAVAETWDNGKPIRETKAADVPLAIDHFRYFAGAIRAQEGTLSEIDNDTVAYHFQEPLGVVGQIIPWNFPLLMGVWKLAPALAAGNCVVLKPAEQTPASIMVFIELIGDLLPAGVVNVVNGFGVEAGKPLASSDRISKIAFTGETTTGRLIMQYASQNTIPVTLELGGKSPNIFFEDVMSKDDDFLDKAIEGFVMFALNQGEVCTCPSRALIHENIYDKFMERALERVKQIKQGNPLDEATMVGSQASNEQLEKILSYFDIGQQEGAECLIGGERNTSLEGDLSSGYYVKPTIFKGHNKMRVFQEEIFGPVVSVTTFSSDEEAMEIANDTLYGLGAGIWSRDINTAYRFGRGIQAGRVWTNCYHTYPAHAAFGGYKKSGIGRENHKMMLDHYQQTKNLLVSYSPKAMGFF